The following are encoded together in the Coffea arabica cultivar ET-39 chromosome 1c, Coffea Arabica ET-39 HiFi, whole genome shotgun sequence genome:
- the LOC113727776 gene encoding uncharacterized protein isoform X3, with protein MDASCAEFVQIKMPPTPTPTPKRVNFMLTPSPSDSRLNSSPGPSSSRAKSSIKNLLPKLSFKNRNLNPETDIDKASNFDSGSSTTASQEKPSMLRSWSLSKIFTPRMKRTSSLPVTPVAHLSSESVTDGSACSSLTLDTKGPQRHISRSLSVPAINKERSIKRMDSFFRVIPTTPRVKDGDSITSVSTAGGNTENSDADGEDIPEEEAVCRICFIELCEGGETLKMECSCKGELALAHQECAIKWFSIKGNKTCDVCKQEVQNLPVTLLRIQSVRCQNTRASRVRNLEINGYRVWHEVPILVIVSMLAYFCFLEQLLVGKMGTGAIAISLPFSCVLGLLASMTSSTMVKRRFVWVYASVQFALVVLFAHIFYSVVHVQAVLSILLSTFAGFGVAMSGSSIVVEFLRWRRQQQAFADQQHQNSQVMLHPGRWPQQSQSETISRVAPNLRQADIENPETFSGR; from the exons ATGGATGCCTCATGTGCAGAGTTTGTTCAAATAAAAATGCCTCCAACGCCAACTCCTACGCCCAAAAGAGTGAATTTCATGTTGACTCCTAGCCCTTCTGATTCAAGACTAAATAGTTCTCCGGGTCCTTCTTCATCCAGAgcaaaatcatccatcaaaaatCTCCTGCCAAAACTAAGTTTCAAGAACCGGAACTTGAATCCAGAGACAGATATAGACAAGGCTTCTAACTTTGATTCAGGTTCTTCAACCACAGCATCACAGGAGAAGCCATCGATGTTAAGGTCTTGGTCTCTCTCAAAGATATTTACTCCTCGCATGAAGAGGACTTCGTCTTTACCTGTTACCCCAGTTGCACATTTAAGTTCTGAGTCTGTTACTGATGGGAGTGCATGCAGCTCTCTGACATTGGAT ACAAAAGGACCACAAAGGCACATCTCTCGATCACTTTCTGTTCCAGCTATCAACAAAGAAAGAAGCATCAAAAGGATGGACTCATTTTTCAGGGTAATTCCTACTACACCTCGAGTGAAGGATGGGGATTCAATAACATCAGTGTCAACTGCAGGAGGAAATACTG AGAATAGTGATGCTGATGGTGAAGACATTCCCGAGGAAGAAGCTGTTTGTCGAATCTGCTTCATTGAGTTATGTGAAGGTGGAGAGACACTCAAGATGGAATGTAGTTGCAAAGGAGAACTTGCTTTGGCTCACCAAGAATGTGCTATAAAATGGTTTAGCATCAAAGGAAACAAGACATGTGATGTTTGCAAACAAGAGGTTCAAAATCTACCAGTCACACTTTTGAGGATCCAAAGTGTTCGATGTCAAAATACTAGAGCAAGTAGAGTCCGGAATCTGGAAATAAATGGATACAG GGTTTGGCATGAAGTGCCCATTCTTGTCATTGTCAGCATGCTTGCCTACTTTTGTTTCCTTGAGCAGCTTCTG GTTGGGAAAATGGGTACTGGAGCAATTGCTATATCACTTCCATTTTCTTGTGTACTTGGTCTCTTGGCATCTATGACCTCTTCAACTATGG TGAAGAGAAGATTTGTGTGGGTTTATGCATCGGTTCAGTTTGCTCTCGTGGTTCTCTTTGCACATATTTTCTACTCTGTG GTTCATGTACAAGCTGTTTTGTCAATTCTTCTCTCCACATTTGCAGGATTTGGAGTTGCAATGAGTGGAAGTTCAATTGTTGTTGAGTTTCTGAGATGGAGAAGGCAACAACAAGCCTTTGCAGATCAGCAACATCAGAATTCCCAAGTCATGTTACATCCCGGTCGATGGCCTCAACAGAGTCAATCAGAAACAATTTCCCGTGTTGCTCCAAACCTTCGTCAAGCCGACATAGAAAATCCAGAAACATTCAGTGGGAGGTGA
- the LOC113742417 gene encoding uncharacterized protein, which translates to MTHDARKMEPILLNLDACPLNFGSSEYYNFSEFSNPLSVFRFSLYGGFRMLSKETENLANNVFKELMGKNLLDPNSKTLCVGEGSASAVSALRELGFRHAVAVGSHPSFSLLKRRFVCELDFADNSFDFLFSRALDGVSVPALLVLEIERVLRPGGIGAMLVGAHDFYSGSLIRSATPVSLYLKSSDIIHVCGVGSNALVIFKKRFENAAFFEQFQLPNECPAITNNKPFMKFIEPLTDEKSLRTKREVSYLPKFLNTSTRNRLIHINVGADESTNLSIYELFKPYSSFGKRAFSVFLMDHNTSVLSSHIKTPGITFIYHPGLAGENAAPELDSDEYLSAPMDIEGFDFARWFNETVEDDDFVVLRINTRTLKLNILGELFKTGVICRVDELFLQCSESLDCKGAICEDCMSLFRSLRNSGVFVHQWLGD; encoded by the coding sequence ATGACCCATGATGCTCGAAAAATGGAGCCAATTTTGCTGAACTTGGATGCATGCCCACTGAACTTTGGCTCTAGCGAGTATTACAATTTCAGCGAGTTTTCAAATCCCCTTTCGGTTTTTAGGTTTTCTCTTTATGGGGGTTTTAGGATGCTTAGCAAAGAGACTGAAAACTTGGCTAATAATGTTTTCAAGGAGCTTATGGGGAAGAATTTGCTGGATCCTAATTCGAAAACTTTGTGTGTTGGGGAGGGTTCTGCCTCTGCTGTATCAGCTCTGCGAGAGCTGGGTTTCCGACATGCTGTTGCTGTTGGTAGCCACCCATCTTTCTCACTTCTAAAACGCAGATTTGTTTGTGAGCTCGACTTTGCAGATAATTCCTTCGATTTTTTGTTCTCGAGAGCTCTTGATGGGGTATCTGTGCCAGCTCTTCTCGTGCTTGAGATTGAGCGTGTTTTACGTCCAGGTGGCATTGGTGCTATGCTTGTTGGTGCCCATGACTTCTACTCTGGAAGCCTGATTAGGTCTGCCACAccagtttcattatatttaaaGAGTTCTGATATCATACATGTGTGTGGTGTTGGCTCAAATGCTCTAGTCATCTTTAAGAAAAGATTTGAAAATGCTGCTTTCTTTGAGCAATTTCAACTTCCAAATGAATGCCCTGCCATCACAAATAACAAACCATTTATGAAGTTCATTGAGCCCCTAACGGATGAAAAATCACTACGTACCAAGAGGGAAGTTTCTTATCTGCCCAAGTTTTTGAATACTTCAACAAGGAACAGACTCATTCACATCAATGTTGGTGCAGACGAATCCACAAACTTGAGTATTTATGAGCTGTTTAAACCTTATAGTTCATTTGGTAAACGAGCATTCAGTGTATTTTTGATGGATCATAACACTTCTGTCCTGTCTTCTCACATCAAAACTCCTGGTATCACTTTTATTTACCATCCAGGCCTCGCAGGAGAAAATGCTGCTCCGGAACTGGACTCTGATGAGTACTTGAGTGCTCCAATGGATATAGAAGGGTTTGACTTTGCTCGCTGGTTTAATGAAACAGTGGAAGATGATGATTTTGTGGTCCTTAGGATTAATACAAGAACACTGAAGTTGAACATTCTTGGTGAATTGTTCAAAACTGGAGTAATATGCCGTGTTGATGAACTTTTCCTCCAGTGCTCAGAGTCGCTAGACTGCAAAGGTGCCATTTGTGAAGACTGCATGAGTCTTTTCAGAAGTCTCAGAAATTCTGGTGTGTTTGTTCATCAGTGGTTGGGGGACTGA
- the LOC113727769 gene encoding uncharacterized protein isoform X1 has protein sequence MNSSRIVIITQAFPPLFKSLFRSSSSSLGVQKIGFLKILQQRKRGFRGVAIVRLMMDSSLEKCDGNVESKMGLVRPATEDYAQEAVEAIKAGKVIAVPTDTLYGFACDACSVEAVNRIYEIKGRKYTSPLAICVGNVEDIKHFAVTDHLPPGLLDCLLPGPVTVILRRGDSSILEKSLNPGLESIGVRVPDCNFIRVICSGSQSALALTSANLSGQPSSVDIRDFKNLWEHCSYIYDGGVLPSGRAGSTIVDLTKLGMYKILRPGSAKEETIAILERHSLLEDGSAT, from the exons ATGAACTCAAGCAGAATAGTAATAATAACCCAAGCATTTCCTCCGCTCTTCAAGTCTCTCTTCCGTTCTTCATCCTCCTCCTTAG GGGTGCAAAAGATTGGTTTTTTGAAGATATTGcagcaaagaaaaagggggTTTAGAGGGGTTGCAATTGTGAGGCTGATGATGGATTCGAGCTTGGAGAAGTGTGATGGGAATGTGGAGAGTAAGATGGGTTTAGTGCGCCCTGCTACAGAGGATTATGCTCAAGAAGCAGTTGAAgctatcaaagctggaaaagtCATTGCTGTGCCTACTGATACCCTCTATGGCTTTGCTTGTGATGCTTG CTCTGTGGAAGCAGTTAACAGGATTTATGAGATCAAAGGTCGTAAATATACTAGTCCGCTGGCAATTTGTGTTGGAAATGTTGAGGACATCAAACATTTTGCTGTCACGGATCATTTGCCTCCTGGTTTGCTGGATTGTCTCCTTCCAGGGCCGGTAACTGTGATACTGAGGCGAG GGGATTCAAGCATCCTTGAGAAGTCTTTGAATCCTGGGTTGGAAAGCATTGGTGTTCGAGTCCCTGACTGTAATTTTATTAGGGTGATATGTAGTGGCTCTCAAAGTGCCCTGGCCCTTACTAGTGCCAACCTCAGTGGGCAGCCTAGTAGTGTAGACATCAGAGATTTTAAGAACCTGTGGGAACATTGTTCATACATATATGATGGTGGTGTTCTTCCATCAGGGCGTGCGGGTTCAACAATTGTGGATCTTACTAAGCTAGGAATGTACAAGATTCTCAGACCTGGGAG TGCCAAGGAAGAGACGATTGCAATCCTTGAGAGACACTCTCTGCTAGAAGATGGAAGTGCTACATAA
- the LOC113727784 gene encoding zinc finger CCCH domain-containing protein 24-like, whose product MSAATPTETLSPPVNQQDSSNHVEPIEAPPELTPNTDSDTTAEKRKREDPDPESSPNKDREREIHPFWKTSLCSYFRRSKGSCSHGDTCRYAHGELELRPRPDNTWDPTSERAKKMARIDEGGGTGKEDRNDCMMTEAFADGEEGGGSSEAGLAKCVVNLPMKWTSDNLRNFLDENGISFKSAKKKKGMVVGFVSFESAEQVNSALKELDGKSIGSKNLKIGDVIQRSFDKKNKVAVPNAQEHDQNTVSVNGSSDIHESSIDTENGEPTDECSAPNNSDSKGRTARDVVTPLAHMPYADQLEHKKKSLTQTLKRLTRNARKACPNGVPLPEWVLKSREIGGLPCKLEGIIESPLVNEYRNKCEFSVGYSLQGKPTVGFLLGNFREGVTAVQEPVDCPNVSRIASRYAAIFQEFLSHSSFPIWNRLNNMGFWRQLTVREGRKPGKSAEVENSDTTVSEVMLMVQVCTTGFDDEKVNDELQKMARDFSSRATAESPCLPLTAIVVQDHKGISNAAPAEAPLHSLPIPRECSDSGVVAPYDGVEARIHDYISNLQFSISPTAFFQVNSLAAEKLYALAGEWAGLGPDTLLFDICCGTGTIGLTLAHRVGMVVGIEMNASAVSDAERNADINGIKNCRFICAKAEDVMGSLLKEYLTLSQKQEEIMELAEDNKEVKIFETTSAESALEPQESSDLENMNSHHESGSLDNGNVEADTQYKSFSSSENGTTSTKQFKNIVAIVDPPRVGLHPTVIKVLRTNATLRRLVYISCNPESLVANAIELCTPSAEKTEKGGQKNNWAWRNMSSAGLARHRAKSMPYSEPFKPVKAVAVDLFPHTPHCELVMLLER is encoded by the exons ATGTCTGCTGCTACACCAACAGAAACCTTAAGCCCGCCGGTTAACCAGCAGGATTCATCAAACCACGTCGAACCAATTGAAGCCCCTCCCGAATTGACTCCCAACACTGACAGTGACACAACTGCGGAAAAGCGAAAGCGCGAGGACCCGGACCCGGAATCAAGCCCGAACAAAGACCGGGAACGTGAGATCCACCCATTCTGGAAGACGAGCCTTTGCTCCTATTTCAGGCGGTCCAAAGGCTCGTGCAGTCACGGTGACACGTGCCGATATGCCCATGGGGAGTTGGAGCTCCGGCCCCGACCCGACAACACTTGGGACCCGACATCCGAGCGAGCTAAGAAGATGGCGAGAATAGATGAGGGTGGTGGGACGGGGAAGGAGGATAGGAATGACTGCATGATGACAGAGGCTTTTGCAGATGGAGAAGAAGGTGGTGGTTCTTCAGAGGCTGGGTTGGCTAAGTGTGTCGTGAACCTCCCAATGAAGTGGACTTCGGATAATCTAAGGAACTTTCTCGATGAAAAT GGAATTTCCTTTAAGTCAgctaaaaagaagaaaggtaTGGTTGTCGGATTTGTGAGTTTTGAAAGTGCAGAGCAAGTTAATAGCGCATTGAAG GAGTTGGATGGAAAGTCTATTGGcagcaaaaatttgaagattggAGATGTGATACAACGAtcatttgataagaaaaataaagtggCTGTGCCCAATGCTCAGGAGCATGATCAGAACACTGTGTCAGTCAATGGAAGTTCTGATATTCATGAATCTTCAATTGACACTGAAAATGGTGAACCAACAGATGAATGTTCAGCACCAAATAATTCAGATTCAAAGGGTAGAACTGCTCGTGATGTAGTAACTCCACTTGCGCATATGCCTTATGCTGATCAGTTAGAGCACAAGAAAAAGTCTCTTACCCAGACCCTCAAAAGACTG ACTCGAAATGCACGTAAAGCTTGTCCAAATGGTGTTCCACTTCCAGAATGGGTTCTCAAATCTAGAGAAATAG GTGGTCTTCCCTGCAAATTAGAGGGGATAATTGAGTCACCTCTTGTCAATGAGTATCGTAACAAGTGCGAGTTCTCTGTGGGTTACTCCCTACAAGGAAAACCAACAGTGGGATTTCTGCTAGGCAATTTCAG GGAAGGTGTTACAGCTGTTCAGGAACCTGTGGATTGCCCGAACGTATCTAGAATTGCTAGCAGGTATGCTGCAATCTTTCAGGAATTTTTGAGTCACTCGAGCTTTCCTATTTGGAACAGATTGAATAATATGGGATTTTGGCGTCAACTGACG GTTCGAGAAGGGAGGAAGCCAGGCAAAAGTGCTGAGGTTGAGAATTCTGATACGACTGTTTCAGAGGTTATGCTCATGGTTCAG GTTTGCACTACGGGCTTTGATGATGAAAAAGTAAATGATGAACTTCAAAAGATGGCTCGAGATTTTTCTTCAAGAGCTACTGCAGAATCTCCTTGTTTGCCTTTAACAGCCATAGTTGTCCAG GATCATAAAGGAATTTCAAATGCAGCACCAGCTGAAGCTCCTCTGCATTCCCTTCCCATTCCCAGGGAATGTAGTGATTCAGGAGTTGTTGCACCTTATGATGGTGTTGAAGCTAGAATTCATGATTACATAAGTAATCTTCAGTTCTCTATCTCTCCGACCGCCTTCTTTCAG GTCAACAGCCTTGCAGCTGAGAAGTTGTACGCGCTTGCTGGGGAGTGGGCTGGCTTGGGTCCTGACACCTTGCTTTTTGATATTTGCTGTGGTACAGGAACAATAGGTCTTACCTTAGCTCATCGTGTTGGCATG GTTGTTGGCATCGAAATGAATGCTTCTGCAGTTTCGGATGCTGAAAGGAATGCTGATATTAATGGTATAAAAAACTGCAGATTTATCTGTGCAAAG GCAGAGGATGTAATGGGGAGTCTCCTGAAAGAGTACCTGACTTTATCTCAGAAACAAGAGGAAATTATGGAACTGGCTGAGGACAACAAAgaagtcaaaatttttgaaacaactTCTGCAGAAAGTGCCCTAGAACCTCAAGAAAGCTCAGATCTTGAGAACATGAATTCTCATCATGAATCCGGGTCTCTGGATAATGGAAATGTAGAAGCTGACACCCAATACAAGAGCTTTTCATCCTCTGAAAATGGGACCACCTCAACAAAGCAGTTTAAAAATATTGTTGCCATTGTAGATCCTCCACGTGTCGGTCTTCATCCTACT GTCATCAAAGTTTTGAGGACAAATGCAACTTTAAGGAGACTTGT CTATATTTCCTGTAATCCTGAAAGCTTGGTTGCAAATGCTATTGAACTCTGTACTCCATCAGCTGAAAAAACTGAGAAAGGGGGTCAAAAGAATAACTGGGCATGGAGAAATATGAGCAGTGCTGGTCTTGCTCGTCATAGGGCTAAATCCATGCCTTATTCTGAGCCTTTTAAACCTGTCAAAGCTGTGGCTGTTGATCTTTTTCCACACACTCCACATTGCGAACTGGTGATGCTTCTGGAAAGGTAA
- the LOC113727776 gene encoding uncharacterized protein isoform X1: protein MSGVRTSTEVNYQLGMMNNTEEHRSASIKSEVQGGFSNSTTACEREVVIPMPKVESSSGITEETGNAKNWRKQNLFLEIPTRTMDASCAEFVQIKMPPTPTPTPKRVNFMLTPSPSDSRLNSSPGPSSSRAKSSIKNLLPKLSFKNRNLNPETDIDKASNFDSGSSTTASQEKPSMLRSWSLSKIFTPRMKRTSSLPVTPVAHLSSESVTDGSACSSLTLDTKGPQRHISRSLSVPAINKERSIKRMDSFFRVIPTTPRVKDGDSITSVSTAGGNTENSDADGEDIPEEEAVCRICFIELCEGGETLKMECSCKGELALAHQECAIKWFSIKGNKTCDVCKQEVQNLPVTLLRIQSVRCQNTRASRVRNLEINGYRVWHEVPILVIVSMLAYFCFLEQLLVGKMGTGAIAISLPFSCVLGLLASMTSSTMVKRRFVWVYASVQFALVVLFAHIFYSVVHVQAVLSILLSTFAGFGVAMSGSSIVVEFLRWRRQQQAFADQQHQNSQVMLHPGRWPQQSQSETISRVAPNLRQADIENPETFSGR from the exons AT GAGTGGGGTGAGGACAAGTACAGAGGTTAATTATCAGCTTGGGATGATGAATAACACTGAGGAACATAGGAGTGCTAGTATTAAAAGCGAGGTGCAGGGTGGATTCAGTAATAGTACTACTGCATGTGAAAGAGAAGTTGTCATTCCGATGCCTAAG GTAGAAAGTTCCAGTGGAATAACTGAAGAAACTGGGAATGCTAAAAACTGGAGGAAACAAAATCTATTCTTGGAGATACCTACCAGAACAATGGATGCCTCATGTGCAGAGTTTGTTCAAATAAAAATGCCTCCAACGCCAACTCCTACGCCCAAAAGAGTGAATTTCATGTTGACTCCTAGCCCTTCTGATTCAAGACTAAATAGTTCTCCGGGTCCTTCTTCATCCAGAgcaaaatcatccatcaaaaatCTCCTGCCAAAACTAAGTTTCAAGAACCGGAACTTGAATCCAGAGACAGATATAGACAAGGCTTCTAACTTTGATTCAGGTTCTTCAACCACAGCATCACAGGAGAAGCCATCGATGTTAAGGTCTTGGTCTCTCTCAAAGATATTTACTCCTCGCATGAAGAGGACTTCGTCTTTACCTGTTACCCCAGTTGCACATTTAAGTTCTGAGTCTGTTACTGATGGGAGTGCATGCAGCTCTCTGACATTGGAT ACAAAAGGACCACAAAGGCACATCTCTCGATCACTTTCTGTTCCAGCTATCAACAAAGAAAGAAGCATCAAAAGGATGGACTCATTTTTCAGGGTAATTCCTACTACACCTCGAGTGAAGGATGGGGATTCAATAACATCAGTGTCAACTGCAGGAGGAAATACTG AGAATAGTGATGCTGATGGTGAAGACATTCCCGAGGAAGAAGCTGTTTGTCGAATCTGCTTCATTGAGTTATGTGAAGGTGGAGAGACACTCAAGATGGAATGTAGTTGCAAAGGAGAACTTGCTTTGGCTCACCAAGAATGTGCTATAAAATGGTTTAGCATCAAAGGAAACAAGACATGTGATGTTTGCAAACAAGAGGTTCAAAATCTACCAGTCACACTTTTGAGGATCCAAAGTGTTCGATGTCAAAATACTAGAGCAAGTAGAGTCCGGAATCTGGAAATAAATGGATACAG GGTTTGGCATGAAGTGCCCATTCTTGTCATTGTCAGCATGCTTGCCTACTTTTGTTTCCTTGAGCAGCTTCTG GTTGGGAAAATGGGTACTGGAGCAATTGCTATATCACTTCCATTTTCTTGTGTACTTGGTCTCTTGGCATCTATGACCTCTTCAACTATGG TGAAGAGAAGATTTGTGTGGGTTTATGCATCGGTTCAGTTTGCTCTCGTGGTTCTCTTTGCACATATTTTCTACTCTGTG GTTCATGTACAAGCTGTTTTGTCAATTCTTCTCTCCACATTTGCAGGATTTGGAGTTGCAATGAGTGGAAGTTCAATTGTTGTTGAGTTTCTGAGATGGAGAAGGCAACAACAAGCCTTTGCAGATCAGCAACATCAGAATTCCCAAGTCATGTTACATCCCGGTCGATGGCCTCAACAGAGTCAATCAGAAACAATTTCCCGTGTTGCTCCAAACCTTCGTCAAGCCGACATAGAAAATCCAGAAACATTCAGTGGGAGGTGA
- the LOC113727769 gene encoding uncharacterized protein isoform X2 yields MMDSSLEKCDGNVESKMGLVRPATEDYAQEAVEAIKAGKVIAVPTDTLYGFACDACSVEAVNRIYEIKGRKYTSPLAICVGNVEDIKHFAVTDHLPPGLLDCLLPGPVTVILRRGDSSILEKSLNPGLESIGVRVPDCNFIRVICSGSQSALALTSANLSGQPSSVDIRDFKNLWEHCSYIYDGGVLPSGRAGSTIVDLTKLGMYKILRPGSAKEETIAILERHSLLEDGSAT; encoded by the exons ATGATGGATTCGAGCTTGGAGAAGTGTGATGGGAATGTGGAGAGTAAGATGGGTTTAGTGCGCCCTGCTACAGAGGATTATGCTCAAGAAGCAGTTGAAgctatcaaagctggaaaagtCATTGCTGTGCCTACTGATACCCTCTATGGCTTTGCTTGTGATGCTTG CTCTGTGGAAGCAGTTAACAGGATTTATGAGATCAAAGGTCGTAAATATACTAGTCCGCTGGCAATTTGTGTTGGAAATGTTGAGGACATCAAACATTTTGCTGTCACGGATCATTTGCCTCCTGGTTTGCTGGATTGTCTCCTTCCAGGGCCGGTAACTGTGATACTGAGGCGAG GGGATTCAAGCATCCTTGAGAAGTCTTTGAATCCTGGGTTGGAAAGCATTGGTGTTCGAGTCCCTGACTGTAATTTTATTAGGGTGATATGTAGTGGCTCTCAAAGTGCCCTGGCCCTTACTAGTGCCAACCTCAGTGGGCAGCCTAGTAGTGTAGACATCAGAGATTTTAAGAACCTGTGGGAACATTGTTCATACATATATGATGGTGGTGTTCTTCCATCAGGGCGTGCGGGTTCAACAATTGTGGATCTTACTAAGCTAGGAATGTACAAGATTCTCAGACCTGGGAG TGCCAAGGAAGAGACGATTGCAATCCTTGAGAGACACTCTCTGCTAGAAGATGGAAGTGCTACATAA
- the LOC113727776 gene encoding uncharacterized protein isoform X2, with amino-acid sequence MMNNTEEHRSASIKSEVQGGFSNSTTACEREVVIPMPKVESSSGITEETGNAKNWRKQNLFLEIPTRTMDASCAEFVQIKMPPTPTPTPKRVNFMLTPSPSDSRLNSSPGPSSSRAKSSIKNLLPKLSFKNRNLNPETDIDKASNFDSGSSTTASQEKPSMLRSWSLSKIFTPRMKRTSSLPVTPVAHLSSESVTDGSACSSLTLDTKGPQRHISRSLSVPAINKERSIKRMDSFFRVIPTTPRVKDGDSITSVSTAGGNTENSDADGEDIPEEEAVCRICFIELCEGGETLKMECSCKGELALAHQECAIKWFSIKGNKTCDVCKQEVQNLPVTLLRIQSVRCQNTRASRVRNLEINGYRVWHEVPILVIVSMLAYFCFLEQLLVGKMGTGAIAISLPFSCVLGLLASMTSSTMVKRRFVWVYASVQFALVVLFAHIFYSVVHVQAVLSILLSTFAGFGVAMSGSSIVVEFLRWRRQQQAFADQQHQNSQVMLHPGRWPQQSQSETISRVAPNLRQADIENPETFSGR; translated from the exons ATGATGAATAACACTGAGGAACATAGGAGTGCTAGTATTAAAAGCGAGGTGCAGGGTGGATTCAGTAATAGTACTACTGCATGTGAAAGAGAAGTTGTCATTCCGATGCCTAAG GTAGAAAGTTCCAGTGGAATAACTGAAGAAACTGGGAATGCTAAAAACTGGAGGAAACAAAATCTATTCTTGGAGATACCTACCAGAACAATGGATGCCTCATGTGCAGAGTTTGTTCAAATAAAAATGCCTCCAACGCCAACTCCTACGCCCAAAAGAGTGAATTTCATGTTGACTCCTAGCCCTTCTGATTCAAGACTAAATAGTTCTCCGGGTCCTTCTTCATCCAGAgcaaaatcatccatcaaaaatCTCCTGCCAAAACTAAGTTTCAAGAACCGGAACTTGAATCCAGAGACAGATATAGACAAGGCTTCTAACTTTGATTCAGGTTCTTCAACCACAGCATCACAGGAGAAGCCATCGATGTTAAGGTCTTGGTCTCTCTCAAAGATATTTACTCCTCGCATGAAGAGGACTTCGTCTTTACCTGTTACCCCAGTTGCACATTTAAGTTCTGAGTCTGTTACTGATGGGAGTGCATGCAGCTCTCTGACATTGGAT ACAAAAGGACCACAAAGGCACATCTCTCGATCACTTTCTGTTCCAGCTATCAACAAAGAAAGAAGCATCAAAAGGATGGACTCATTTTTCAGGGTAATTCCTACTACACCTCGAGTGAAGGATGGGGATTCAATAACATCAGTGTCAACTGCAGGAGGAAATACTG AGAATAGTGATGCTGATGGTGAAGACATTCCCGAGGAAGAAGCTGTTTGTCGAATCTGCTTCATTGAGTTATGTGAAGGTGGAGAGACACTCAAGATGGAATGTAGTTGCAAAGGAGAACTTGCTTTGGCTCACCAAGAATGTGCTATAAAATGGTTTAGCATCAAAGGAAACAAGACATGTGATGTTTGCAAACAAGAGGTTCAAAATCTACCAGTCACACTTTTGAGGATCCAAAGTGTTCGATGTCAAAATACTAGAGCAAGTAGAGTCCGGAATCTGGAAATAAATGGATACAG GGTTTGGCATGAAGTGCCCATTCTTGTCATTGTCAGCATGCTTGCCTACTTTTGTTTCCTTGAGCAGCTTCTG GTTGGGAAAATGGGTACTGGAGCAATTGCTATATCACTTCCATTTTCTTGTGTACTTGGTCTCTTGGCATCTATGACCTCTTCAACTATGG TGAAGAGAAGATTTGTGTGGGTTTATGCATCGGTTCAGTTTGCTCTCGTGGTTCTCTTTGCACATATTTTCTACTCTGTG GTTCATGTACAAGCTGTTTTGTCAATTCTTCTCTCCACATTTGCAGGATTTGGAGTTGCAATGAGTGGAAGTTCAATTGTTGTTGAGTTTCTGAGATGGAGAAGGCAACAACAAGCCTTTGCAGATCAGCAACATCAGAATTCCCAAGTCATGTTACATCCCGGTCGATGGCCTCAACAGAGTCAATCAGAAACAATTTCCCGTGTTGCTCCAAACCTTCGTCAAGCCGACATAGAAAATCCAGAAACATTCAGTGGGAGGTGA